A genomic region of uncultured Roseibium sp. contains the following coding sequences:
- a CDS encoding sigma-54 dependent transcriptional regulator has translation MTGQQDSRKVLIVDDDPSMRAALRQWIRLAGFATVEVATADEAMSRLSQEFDGCVVSDVKLEGEDGLSLLLRIGELDRDLPVVLITGHGDVPMAVEAMRAGAYDFIEKPFDPDHIAEVVRRAADKRALVIENRALKQQLSDGAGLESRLIGNSPAMHTLRQQILHFAGTDAAVLITGETGTGKEVIAQALHDFSNRKDGPFVAINAAALPEAMVEAELFGHEAGAFTGADRQHIGRIETAHEGVLFLDEIVSMPLALQPKLLRVLQERKVDRIGGARSVDVDIRLVSASNLDPREAVSTGRLREDLLFRLNAIELHVPPLRERGRDSLLLFDTFLNRLAAQYGLNAPDVSARDEAFLQTYPWPGNVRELRNAAERFVLNAGVSPQPLEILVTGHKGLAAPKGSDGLKALMDEYERNLIESALRRHKGRVGDVLRELNLPRRTLNEKMTRHGLTRDQTGMTDIPEG, from the coding sequence GCTTGCCGGGTTTGCCACAGTTGAGGTCGCCACGGCTGACGAGGCCATGTCCAGGCTGTCCCAGGAGTTTGACGGCTGCGTCGTCTCCGACGTCAAGCTGGAAGGCGAGGACGGCCTGTCTCTCCTGCTCCGGATCGGCGAGCTCGACAGGGATCTGCCGGTCGTGCTCATAACAGGCCACGGCGACGTGCCGATGGCCGTTGAGGCGATGCGGGCGGGCGCCTATGACTTCATAGAAAAGCCGTTCGATCCGGATCACATCGCCGAGGTCGTGCGCCGCGCGGCGGACAAGCGGGCGCTCGTCATAGAAAACAGGGCGCTCAAGCAACAGCTGTCGGATGGCGCCGGCCTTGAAAGCCGCCTTATCGGAAACAGCCCGGCGATGCATACGTTGCGCCAGCAGATCCTGCATTTCGCCGGGACCGACGCGGCCGTCCTCATTACGGGGGAAACGGGGACCGGCAAGGAAGTGATTGCCCAGGCGCTCCACGATTTCAGCAACCGAAAGGACGGCCCTTTTGTCGCCATCAACGCGGCCGCATTGCCCGAGGCGATGGTCGAGGCGGAACTGTTCGGTCATGAGGCCGGGGCGTTCACCGGCGCCGACCGTCAGCATATCGGCCGCATCGAGACGGCGCATGAAGGCGTTCTCTTCCTGGATGAGATCGTGTCGATGCCACTCGCGCTGCAGCCCAAGCTGCTGCGTGTGCTCCAGGAACGGAAAGTCGACAGGATCGGCGGCGCCAGATCGGTCGACGTCGACATCCGTCTCGTCAGTGCGTCGAACCTCGACCCCCGCGAGGCGGTCAGCACCGGACGGTTGCGGGAAGACCTGCTGTTCCGCTTGAACGCGATCGAACTCCATGTGCCGCCGTTGCGCGAGCGTGGGCGCGACAGCCTGCTCCTGTTCGACACGTTCCTGAACCGGCTGGCTGCCCAGTATGGCCTGAACGCACCGGATGTCTCCGCGCGCGACGAAGCTTTCCTGCAGACCTACCCGTGGCCCGGCAATGTCCGCGAGCTTCGCAACGCGGCCGAACGCTTTGTCCTGAACGCAGGTGTCAGTCCTCAGCCGCTGGAAATCCTGGTCACCGGCCACAAGGGGCTTGCCGCGCCCAAGGGGTCGGATGGCCTCAAGGCGTTGATGGACGAATACGAACGCAACCTGATCGAAAGTGCGCTGCGCCGGCACAAGGGACGTGTTGGGGATGTGCTCAGGGAGCTCAACCTTCCCCGCCGGACACTGAACGAGAAGATGACCCGCCACGGCTTGACGCGCGATCAGACGGGTATGACGGATATCCCGGAAGGTTGA
- a CDS encoding C4-dicarboxylate TRAP transporter substrate-binding protein — protein MLFSLKSATAVSAVALTAIFATETFAADLTWNVSLWGKRRAFTEHVEKLAEEVSAKTDGKFEIKLHYGGALSKSRENLDGISFGAFEMAQFCASYHADKNPTLTVLELPFLGVNDLETEVKVAKALYDHPAVQADLGRWNAKLLMPSPMPQYNFAGKGEVPASVADFDGMRVRALGGLGKLMEAAGAVPTSVTASETYQAIDSGTVQAAGFAPHAHLSFKVVEVADWWTKNLNPGTVHCPVVVNVEAYEALPDDFKAALDASVDPALDHYLATYAKVYDKWWPELKERGIVEVEFSDDELSAFAAKAGPIHDAWIEEQTAAGLPAQELLDMVKKTIAE, from the coding sequence ATGCTCTTCTCTTTGAAGTCCGCAACCGCAGTTTCCGCGGTCGCGCTTACAGCTATTTTTGCCACTGAAACATTCGCCGCAGACCTAACCTGGAACGTGTCGCTCTGGGGCAAGCGCCGCGCCTTTACCGAGCACGTCGAAAAGCTGGCTGAAGAGGTTTCGGCCAAAACGGACGGCAAGTTCGAGATCAAGCTGCACTACGGTGGCGCCTTGTCCAAGTCGCGCGAGAACCTGGACGGAATTTCCTTCGGCGCGTTTGAAATGGCGCAGTTCTGCGCGTCTTACCACGCCGACAAGAACCCCACGCTGACGGTTCTGGAGCTGCCGTTCCTGGGCGTCAATGATCTGGAAACCGAGGTCAAGGTCGCCAAGGCGCTTTACGACCATCCGGCTGTTCAGGCGGATCTTGGCCGCTGGAACGCAAAGCTGCTGATGCCGTCGCCGATGCCGCAATACAACTTCGCCGGCAAGGGCGAAGTGCCTGCGTCGGTTGCCGACTTTGACGGCATGCGCGTCCGCGCGCTCGGTGGGCTGGGCAAGCTGATGGAAGCTGCGGGCGCTGTGCCGACATCGGTCACCGCCTCGGAAACCTATCAGGCAATCGATTCCGGAACCGTTCAGGCCGCCGGCTTCGCGCCCCACGCGCATCTGTCGTTCAAGGTGGTTGAAGTCGCGGACTGGTGGACCAAGAACCTCAACCCCGGCACCGTCCATTGCCCGGTCGTCGTCAACGTGGAGGCCTACGAGGCCCTGCCGGATGACTTCAAGGCGGCCCTTGACGCATCCGTCGATCCGGCACTCGATCATTACCTGGCGACCTACGCCAAGGTTTACGACAAATGGTGGCCGGAGCTGAAGGAACGCGGCATCGTTGAAGTGGAATTCAGCGACGACGAACTCAGCGCCTTTGCCGCAAAGGCCGGCCCGATCCATGACGCCTGGATCGAAGAGCAGACAGCCGCCGGCCTTCCGGCTCAGGAACTGCTCGACATGGTCAAGAAAACCATCGCCGAATAA
- a CDS encoding TRAP transporter small permease, translating to MMTIDPAGRSGEERPTTYIRFSGLLAHVENGFNLIAAFSIIALIFLAVAQVFGRLLFNTPIPGFIDITEQAMAVFAFAGVAYCQRVGGHIRMEIVLGQLRGRALYICEMLGVILIAFTVALLIWGAWYHFDRSWNIGDSTMDIRLPTWPSKLVVPVALSVLFLRLLLQIYGYARLVADPSREPVAVPVIEKVEDVAQHEIEEAFGEDTEGEGSK from the coding sequence ATGATGACAATTGATCCTGCGGGACGTTCCGGTGAGGAGCGACCGACGACCTACATCCGTTTCAGCGGGCTGCTGGCCCATGTTGAAAACGGGTTCAACTTGATCGCCGCTTTCTCGATCATCGCACTGATCTTCCTCGCCGTGGCGCAGGTGTTCGGACGCCTCTTGTTCAACACCCCGATCCCCGGCTTCATCGACATAACCGAACAGGCCATGGCGGTTTTTGCGTTCGCCGGTGTTGCCTACTGTCAGCGTGTCGGCGGGCATATACGGATGGAGATCGTGCTCGGCCAGCTTCGTGGGCGCGCGCTCTACATCTGCGAAATGCTCGGCGTGATTCTGATTGCCTTCACCGTCGCGCTGCTGATCTGGGGGGCGTGGTACCACTTCGACCGCTCCTGGAACATCGGTGACAGCACGATGGACATCCGCTTGCCGACATGGCCGTCGAAACTGGTTGTCCCGGTTGCACTCAGTGTCCTGTTCCTGCGGCTGCTCCTGCAGATCTACGGCTATGCGCGCCTTGTTGCCGATCCCTCGCGCGAGCCCGTGGCGGTTCCCGTCATCGAGAAGGTGGAGGACGTCGCCCAACATGAAATTGAGGAAGCCTTCGGCGAAGACACGGAAGGGGAGGGCTCCAAATGA
- a CDS encoding TRAP transporter large permease yields MTPFEVGLLMTGVLLVLVIFGVRVAFAAAFTGLVGLIIHFSMKMGFERGFFVALKMAGTIPHSKSVTYALSVLPTFILIGFLAFYAGFTKQLFEAAKRWLGWLPGGMAVGTVFSTAGFAAVSGASVATAAVFARVAIPEMLAAGYSKRLSAAVVAAGGTLASLIPPSAILVIYAILVEQSVGKLLIAGFLPGVFSALIYVAIIVAVSAWRGDAPAVKGFTWAERFESVPGTLPIIAVVAIIFCSFFFGLATPTEAGSLGAFVVLVVAFAKGMKAKQLGQALHETAKLTVMIFTLIWGVLVYVRFLGFAGLPDAFRDFIVGLEYSPWIVMICILLAYAVLGMFMDAIGMLILTLPVVYPAVIALNGGEGVSAADSAFGMSGEACAIWFGILVVKMAELCLITPPIGLNCFVVSGVRPDIPVQEVFRGCIPFFVADVLTIAGLLAFPSIITILPSLMG; encoded by the coding sequence ATGACCCCGTTTGAAGTCGGTCTTCTCATGACAGGCGTCTTGCTCGTTCTGGTCATTTTCGGCGTGCGCGTCGCATTCGCCGCGGCCTTTACCGGCCTTGTCGGCCTGATCATTCACTTCTCCATGAAAATGGGGTTCGAACGCGGCTTTTTCGTCGCCCTCAAGATGGCGGGCACGATCCCGCATTCCAAGTCCGTAACCTATGCACTGTCCGTGCTGCCGACCTTCATCCTGATCGGCTTCCTGGCGTTCTATGCCGGCTTTACCAAGCAGCTGTTCGAGGCTGCGAAACGCTGGCTTGGCTGGCTGCCCGGCGGCATGGCGGTCGGAACCGTGTTTTCGACGGCAGGCTTTGCAGCCGTGTCCGGCGCATCGGTCGCGACCGCTGCCGTGTTCGCACGCGTGGCCATTCCCGAAATGCTCGCGGCCGGATATTCCAAGCGTCTGTCGGCGGCCGTCGTTGCCGCGGGCGGCACGCTCGCCTCGCTCATTCCACCTTCCGCCATCCTCGTGATCTACGCGATCCTGGTCGAGCAGTCTGTCGGCAAGCTGCTGATCGCCGGTTTCCTGCCCGGGGTCTTCTCCGCCCTGATCTACGTTGCGATCATCGTGGCGGTGTCGGCCTGGCGGGGTGACGCACCTGCGGTCAAGGGCTTCACCTGGGCCGAGCGGTTCGAGAGCGTGCCCGGAACGCTTCCGATCATTGCCGTGGTCGCGATCATCTTCTGCTCGTTCTTCTTCGGGCTGGCAACACCCACGGAGGCCGGCTCGCTGGGCGCGTTCGTGGTTCTCGTCGTTGCCTTTGCCAAGGGCATGAAGGCAAAGCAGCTCGGACAGGCGCTGCACGAAACCGCGAAGCTCACCGTGATGATCTTCACGCTGATCTGGGGCGTTCTCGTCTATGTCCGGTTCCTGGGCTTCGCCGGGTTGCCGGATGCTTTCCGTGACTTCATCGTCGGGCTGGAATACTCACCCTGGATCGTCATGATCTGCATTCTGCTTGCCTATGCCGTGCTCGGCATGTTCATGGATGCGATCGGCATGCTGATCCTGACGCTTCCCGTCGTCTATCCGGCGGTGATCGCCCTGAATGGCGGCGAGGGTGTTTCGGCGGCGGACAGTGCCTTCGGCATGTCGGGTGAAGCCTGCGCGATCTGGTTCGGGATCCTGGTGGTCAAGATGGCGGAGCTCTGTCTGATCACGCCACCCATAGGACTGAACTGTTTCGTGGTCTCGGGCGTGCGGCCGGATATACCGGTCCAGGAAGTCTTCCGCGGCTGCATTCCGTTCTTTGTTGCCGACGTCCTGACCATTGCCGGTCTGCTGGCATTCCCCTCGATCATCACGATCCTGCCCTCCCTGATGGGCTGA
- a CDS encoding MarR family transcriptional regulator, which translates to MKKEQWTKSGEAVTALILDVFRLNGRLQLAGDRLVAELGLTSARWQVLGAIAYAERPESVAWHARTMGVHRQGIQRIVNELEKEGIVEFQPNPHHKRAHLVTLTEKGQNLFEAAIALQVPWVNDLSNGLSPADLATTREVISLLKRRL; encoded by the coding sequence ATGAAAAAAGAGCAATGGACAAAGTCCGGAGAAGCAGTGACGGCGCTGATACTGGACGTGTTTCGATTGAACGGTCGACTACAACTTGCCGGGGACCGGCTCGTTGCGGAGCTCGGATTGACAAGCGCGCGCTGGCAAGTCCTTGGAGCCATCGCGTATGCCGAGCGGCCGGAATCGGTGGCGTGGCATGCGCGCACCATGGGCGTTCACCGGCAGGGCATTCAACGCATCGTGAATGAACTGGAAAAGGAAGGAATTGTCGAGTTCCAGCCAAATCCTCACCACAAACGAGCGCACCTCGTCACACTGACCGAGAAGGGCCAAAACCTGTTTGAAGCCGCAATCGCGTTACAAGTCCCCTGGGTGAATGATCTCTCCAATGGCCTCTCGCCAGCTGACCTCGCAACCACGCGAGAGGTCATCAGTCTCCTGAAACGGCGTCTGTAA
- a CDS encoding antibiotic biosynthesis monooxygenase family protein codes for MVNFKPLDPEFPIEQQLGVEAGPVVLVNLFTVDTADQGALLEAWKQDALWMKKQPGYISTQLHKAVGESSMYLNYAIWDSVADFRAAFSNPEFQNALSHYPSSAVTAPHLFEKIAVTNCCTA; via the coding sequence ATGGTCAACTTCAAACCACTCGATCCCGAATTTCCGATTGAACAACAACTGGGCGTCGAAGCCGGGCCAGTCGTTTTGGTCAACCTGTTCACCGTTGACACCGCTGATCAGGGCGCTCTGCTTGAGGCTTGGAAACAAGACGCGCTCTGGATGAAGAAGCAGCCGGGCTACATCAGCACGCAACTGCACAAGGCGGTGGGCGAAAGCAGCATGTATCTGAATTACGCCATCTGGGACTCAGTGGCCGACTTCCGAGCGGCATTCTCCAATCCGGAGTTTCAAAATGCGCTTAGTCACTACCCGTCGAGCGCCGTCACGGCGCCGCACCTGTTCGAAAAGATCGCCGTTACCAATTGCTGTACGGCCTGA